A window of Flavobacterium psychrophilum genomic DNA:
TTATATCCTAAAGCCCTGGCGGCGGTTACAAACTGCATCTGTTTAATGCTCATTACCTGCCCCCTTACGACTCTTGCAACCTCAACCCACATAGTTAGGCCTACTGCCACAAAAACCTGCCAGAAGCCTTTGCCTAAAGCCAGCGTTATTGCAATTACCAGCAACAGTGTTGGTATACTCCAGATGATATTTACAAGCCACATTACAAAGGCGTCAACTTTACCCCCATAATAACCGGCTATAGCCCCAAAGAATATACCCACGACGAGTGATATAAACACCGCCACAAAACCAATAGCTATAGACACCCTGGAGCCAATTATAAGGCGGCTCAACAGATCCCGGCCCTGGCTATCGGTGCCCAATATGAATTTTTGTTTCGTAACATAATCTTTCGCTACTGATTCGGCTGTTGCATCTTTTCCAAAAACCGATAACGGAAGTGTTTTCGATACCGCAAGATCGGGCTCATCGGTATATTCGTAATAGGTAAGGCTGTCTTTGGTAACAGCATATTTTAATATTGGGATCTTTGACGGAGCTTCTGTTCTACCCACAAAGTAATCTGCTATGTGCGTTTTGTTATCCGAAGGAAATGAAAGCATCGTTACCGTAAATCCCGGCGATTTAGAATGTATGGAAAGATCGCCCCAATTGGCATTCTGAGTAGTGTCCGGCGCCAGTACATACGCAAAAATGGATATGAGTACTAATATTGCAATGAATACTAAACTTAAAACGCCCCAAAAATTCTTTTTGAATTTTTGGAGCGCTAAGCCAGTAAGCGAATGATTGGTTTTATCCATCAGGGGCTTATCTTGTTTTTATCTGTTTTTCTTTTTTATTCACCGTAAGTGCATTGTTCTTTGCACCTTTTGGCTGCATATCATCAAGTACATTTAACGCCTCCTCTACATAAATATCTTTAGAAAGGCTCTCATACCATCTTTTCTTTTTCTCTGCAAGCGAAGCATCTTTTTCAAAGATTGCTTTTTCGTAAGGCAGCGCATCAAAAGTCAGGTTATTTTTATAATCGCTAAGTGCTTTAAACTTCTTAGCGACAGCTTCTGTTTCGGCAACTTTTGCTTTAAACTTATCTACATTAAGATTGTATGTGTTATCGTCTTTTTTAGCAAAGATGAATTTAGCATTTTCATCCATAAGCTTAAACTGCTCGTTTTCTGCCATTCTTTTTTTGCTGTTGGCAATAGGTGCGTCAAAATTACTTTTAACAGCCTTATAGTTTGCAGCGTCTATTTTATCCCAAGGCATTGCGTTGTCAATATCACGCTCGCCCATATCGATGTAAGAATACCTGTCCGGCATTACAATATCACTTGAAACACCTTCTCTTTGTGTAGAACCACCATTAATTCTGTAGAATTTCTGTGTAGTTGTTTTAAGTGCACCAAGATCGCCAAGGTCATTACCTCTGACAAACTGGTTAAGGTCTATCAGGTTCTGAACCGTACCTTTACCATAAGTATGCTTGCTACCCACAATAATACCCCTGTTATAATCCTGGATTGCCGCTGCAAATATCTCTGAAGCCGAAGCTGAGAAATTGTTCACCATAACTACAAGAGGGCCATCCCAAAGTACTGAAGAATCAGTGTCAGCCAATACTTCTTTTTGTTTGCCTGTAGATTTCACCTGAACAACCGGCCCTTGCGGAATGAATAATCCTGTAATATCTACCACAGTTTTAAGCGATCCACCACCATTATCCCTAAGGTCCATGATAATACCGTCAACTTTTTGCTCTTTAAGCCTTTTTACTTCAAGGGCAACATCTTTTGCGGCATCACGGTTGTCTTTATTTTCGAAGTCGATGTAAAATTTAGGAAGGTAGATAATACCATAGGTTTTACCATCTTTCTTTACAACACTGGATTTTGCATACGTATCTTCAAGCTCTACCACT
This region includes:
- a CDS encoding peptide transporter translates to MDKTNHSLTGLALQKFKKNFWGVLSLVFIAILVLISIFAYVLAPDTTQNANWGDLSIHSKSPGFTVTMLSFPSDNKTHIADYFVGRTEAPSKIPILKYAVTKDSLTYYEYTDEPDLAVSKTLPLSVFGKDATAESVAKDYVTKQKFILGTDSQGRDLLSRLIIGSRVSIAIGFVAVFISLVVGIFFGAIAGYYGGKVDAFVMWLVNIIWSIPTLLLVIAITLALGKGFWQVFVAVGLTMWVEVARVVRGQVMSIKQMQFVTAARALGYKNSRIIFNHILPNSMAPVIVISAANFASAILVESGLSFLGLGAQPPIPSWGGMIKDHYNYIILGKPYLAMAPGIAMLLLVLAFMMVGNALRDALDVKSE
- a CDS encoding peptidase S41, whose protein sequence is MNAILSYMKRNYKILAFVALLAVALWSFMPKQKVESDPGRDKLLMELITFVIEKGHYDPAKIDDTFSKAVYKSYFESIDPSKRFFIQSDLDEFSKYEDKIDDMILAKDLTFFDLTYDRLMKRIKESEGFYKDILSKPFDFSKDEEYNVDYEKMPYPKNDEELRTRWEKQLKLSVLSTIVDKQKLQETPVDKNRNNNKIDEPKVEKKTDDGKKKTFAELEKEARESTLKSLNDYFGMIDDLKRDEWFTIFLNSIAERFDPHTYYFAPDDKEKFDTSMRGSLEGIGAKLQKKSDYVEISELIPGGPAWRGKDLEQGDLIMKVAQGDKDAVDIAGMRLDDVVKKIKGPKGTEVRLTVKKVDGSIKVIPIVREVVELEDTYAKSSVVKKDGKTYGIIYLPKFYIDFENKDNRDAAKDVALEVKRLKEQKVDGIIMDLRDNGGGSLKTVVDITGLFIPQGPVVQVKSTGKQKEVLADTDSSVLWDGPLVVMVNNFSASASEIFAAAIQDYNRGIIVGSKHTYGKGTVQNLIDLNQFVRGNDLGDLGALKTTTQKFYRINGGSTQREGVSSDIVMPDRYSYIDMGERDIDNAMPWDKIDAANYKAVKSNFDAPIANSKKRMAENEQFKLMDENAKFIFAKKDDNTYNLNVDKFKAKVAETEAVAKKFKALSDYKNNLTFDALPYEKAIFEKDASLAEKKKRWYESLSKDIYVEEALNVLDDMQPKGAKNNALTVNKKEKQIKTR